Proteins from a genomic interval of Rhipicephalus microplus isolate Deutch F79 chromosome 6, USDA_Rmic, whole genome shotgun sequence:
- the LOC119167124 gene encoding cytochrome c oxidase assembly factor 6 homolog, which produces MSFPNKEQRQKCWDSRDRYWECLDSNADDAKRCAEMKSLYETLCPSQWVKHFDRKREYLKFKDKIEKDGRAAGRPTIVFVDTTGHRDRAKFRAVT; this is translated from the exons ATGTCTTTCCCGAACAAGGAACAGCGTCAGAAGTGTTGGGATTCTCGAGATCGCTACTGGGAGTGCCTTGACAGCAATGCTGATGATGCAAAACGCTGCGCGGAAATGAAGTCCTTGTACGAGACCCTTTGCCCGAGCCAGTGG GTGAAGCACTTTGACCGCAAGAGGGAATACCTGAAGTTCAAGGACAAGATTGAGAAAGACGG GCGAGCCGCTGGGAGGCCAACCATCGTATTCGTAGACACCACTGGCCATCGCGACCGCGCCAAGTTCAGAGCAGTCACCTGA